The following coding sequences are from one Rathayibacter sp. VKM Ac-2760 window:
- a CDS encoding MFS transporter → MNTPPRTSTTATATTAVFPWIGLLTLAGAVFVSVTSEFLPTGLIPDMSRDLGVSIPLTGQLVTIFAATVVIATTPLTLVTQRFSRKSLLLVALCTIAVANVLAALAPTFALLVGARILGGLAHGLFWAIVAAYSAHLVAPEHLGRATAITAGGGSAAFVLGVPVGTALGHAFGWRPTFAILGAIVLLLALLVVKFLPAVDHSIPLRTGEIRLPARKDRSLPRIIGVCVVILLVLIGQNTLSTYITPWLENASFSSDSVPLLLFAFGGAGAVGLVLAGFATDRFPRSGFVVAAIAVVIALVALGLAAGSQAGVAIVVAAIVWNIAFGGIPAMLQTRMLRTSSFQLRSLAAALQTTAFNIGIGGGAIVGGLTIDLAGLELLPWVAIVMIAVGLVVSLVVEARATAAVRREQSAAVR, encoded by the coding sequence GTGAACACCCCTCCGCGCACCAGCACCACCGCCACTGCCACGACCGCCGTCTTCCCCTGGATCGGGCTGCTGACGCTCGCCGGCGCCGTCTTCGTGTCGGTGACCAGCGAGTTCCTGCCGACCGGCCTGATCCCGGACATGTCGCGGGACCTCGGCGTGAGCATCCCGCTGACCGGGCAGCTGGTGACGATCTTCGCGGCGACCGTCGTGATCGCGACGACCCCGCTGACGCTCGTGACGCAGCGGTTCTCGCGGAAGAGCCTCCTGCTCGTCGCGCTGTGCACGATCGCCGTCGCGAACGTGCTGGCCGCGCTCGCGCCGACGTTCGCGCTGCTGGTCGGCGCGCGCATCCTCGGCGGGCTCGCGCACGGGCTGTTCTGGGCGATCGTCGCCGCCTACTCCGCGCACCTCGTCGCTCCGGAGCACCTCGGCCGGGCGACGGCGATCACGGCCGGCGGCGGCTCGGCGGCGTTCGTGCTCGGCGTGCCCGTCGGCACGGCGCTCGGCCACGCGTTCGGCTGGCGGCCGACGTTCGCGATCCTCGGCGCGATCGTGCTGCTGCTGGCGCTGCTGGTCGTGAAGTTCCTGCCGGCGGTCGACCACAGCATCCCGCTGCGCACCGGGGAGATCCGGCTGCCCGCCCGCAAGGACCGCAGCCTGCCGCGCATCATCGGCGTCTGCGTCGTCATCCTGCTGGTGCTGATCGGGCAGAACACGCTCTCGACCTACATCACGCCGTGGCTCGAGAACGCGTCCTTCTCCTCCGACAGCGTGCCGCTGCTCCTCTTCGCCTTCGGCGGCGCGGGCGCGGTGGGGCTGGTCCTCGCCGGATTCGCGACCGACCGGTTCCCGCGCTCCGGCTTCGTGGTCGCGGCGATCGCCGTGGTGATCGCGCTGGTCGCGCTCGGGCTGGCGGCCGGGTCGCAGGCGGGCGTCGCGATCGTCGTCGCGGCGATCGTCTGGAACATCGCGTTCGGCGGCATCCCGGCGATGCTGCAGACCCGGATGCTGCGCACCTCGTCGTTCCAGCTGCGGAGCCTGGCGGCGGCGCTGCAGACGACGGCGTTCAACATCGGCATCGGCGGCGGCGCGATCGTCGGCGGGCTGACCATCGACCTGGCCGGCCTCGAGCTGCTGCCGTGGGTGGCGATCGTGATGATCGCGGTCGGACTCGTGGTGAGCCTGGTCGTGGAGGCGCGGGCGACGGCGGCCGTGCGGCGCGAGCAGTCCGCGGCGGTCCGCTAG
- a CDS encoding TIGR03943 family protein produces MRSERLLARWKGVVLSLIGVVSTLWLAATGRLGLYIHPRYFEFSVILAAVAAVLLICAFAIVPGVEEDDGHAEDHLHEHAPRRRWRAGLAALGSLAVIACAAVALLVVPPAALTASTATQREVNTSAVDASVTAQAPTGDTASFTVRDWATLLRQGASEQFLAGRTATVSGFVTPDASDPENVFYVARFIVTCCAVDAQPVGVPIHQPGWADTYAEGKWLEVTGGFAANPSVTSAEAVVLEPDVVTPIDEPAMPYVY; encoded by the coding sequence ATGCGCTCTGAGCGCCTGCTCGCCCGCTGGAAGGGCGTCGTCCTCAGCCTGATCGGCGTCGTCTCGACGCTTTGGCTCGCGGCGACCGGCCGCCTCGGCCTCTACATCCACCCGCGCTACTTCGAGTTCTCGGTGATCCTCGCCGCCGTCGCGGCGGTGCTGCTGATCTGCGCTTTCGCGATCGTGCCGGGGGTGGAGGAGGACGACGGGCATGCGGAGGACCACCTCCACGAGCACGCCCCGCGCCGCCGCTGGCGCGCCGGGCTCGCCGCGCTCGGGAGCCTCGCGGTGATCGCCTGCGCCGCCGTCGCGCTGCTCGTCGTGCCGCCCGCCGCGCTCACCGCCTCGACCGCGACCCAGCGCGAGGTCAACACCAGCGCCGTCGACGCCTCCGTCACCGCCCAGGCGCCCACCGGCGACACCGCGTCCTTCACCGTCCGCGACTGGGCGACGCTCCTGCGCCAGGGCGCGAGCGAGCAGTTCCTCGCCGGCCGCACCGCGACCGTCAGCGGATTCGTCACCCCCGACGCGAGCGACCCCGAGAACGTCTTCTACGTCGCCCGCTTCATCGTCACCTGCTGCGCCGTCGACGCGCAGCCCGTCGGCGTGCCGATCCACCAGCCGGGCTGGGCCGACACCTACGCCGAGGGGAAGTGGCTCGAGGTGACCGGCGGATTCGCCGCGAACCCGAGCGTCACGAGCGCCGAGGCCGTCGTCCTCGAGCCCGACGTCGTGACCCCGATCGACGAGCCGGCGATGCCGTATGTCTACTGA
- a CDS encoding permease: MTIDRATATSERATAPRPGDRSVLARRIGLGIALVAAAALLRVLSPDAAGDVLSDAVRDFLTLAISVVIESLPFIFLGIVLSIAVQLWVPEAVLLRILPKRALPRRLVISLLGVLLPVCECGNVPLARGLIVKGLSVSESMTFLLAAPIVNPITIITTYQAFGWADGILVWRIVGGFVIANLVGWIFSRHTDPMALLTPRFRAACEAGERPSRTVRAKARRSVLLFAEETGAMLPALFVGAAIAGLIQVGVSRDVLTTLGGDPLWSVLALMVLAFVISICSNVDAFFVLSFGSTFLPGGIIAFLVFGPMIDIKMLALLRTTFSARTLVRITALVGLCAAVLGLAVNYAL, from the coding sequence ATGACGATCGACAGGGCGACCGCCACCTCCGAGCGCGCCACGGCTCCGCGCCCGGGCGACCGCTCCGTCCTCGCCCGCCGCATCGGCCTCGGCATCGCGCTCGTCGCGGCCGCCGCGCTCCTCCGGGTCCTCTCGCCCGACGCCGCCGGCGACGTGCTCTCCGACGCCGTGCGCGACTTCCTCACCCTCGCGATCAGCGTCGTCATCGAGTCGCTGCCGTTCATCTTCCTCGGCATCGTGCTCTCGATCGCCGTGCAGCTCTGGGTGCCGGAGGCGGTGCTGCTGCGGATCCTGCCGAAGCGCGCCCTGCCGCGCCGCCTGGTGATCTCGCTGCTCGGCGTGCTGCTGCCGGTCTGCGAGTGCGGCAACGTGCCGCTCGCGCGCGGGCTGATCGTGAAGGGCCTGTCCGTCTCGGAGTCGATGACGTTCCTGCTCGCGGCGCCGATCGTCAATCCGATCACCATCATCACCACCTACCAGGCCTTCGGCTGGGCCGACGGGATCCTGGTCTGGCGCATCGTCGGCGGCTTCGTCATCGCGAACCTGGTCGGCTGGATCTTCAGCCGGCACACCGACCCGATGGCGCTGCTGACCCCGCGGTTCCGCGCCGCCTGCGAGGCGGGCGAGCGGCCCTCCCGCACCGTCCGCGCCAAGGCCCGCCGCAGCGTGCTGCTCTTCGCAGAGGAGACCGGAGCGATGCTGCCGGCCCTCTTCGTCGGCGCCGCGATCGCCGGCCTCATCCAGGTCGGCGTCTCGCGCGACGTCCTGACCACCCTCGGCGGCGACCCGCTCTGGTCGGTGCTCGCGCTGATGGTGCTCGCCTTCGTGATCTCGATCTGCTCCAACGTCGACGCGTTCTTCGTGCTCTCCTTCGGCTCGACGTTCCTGCCCGGCGGCATCATCGCGTTCCTCGTCTTCGGCCCGATGATCGACATCAAGATGCTCGCGCTGCTGCGCACCACGTTCTCGGCGCGCACCCTCGTGCGGATCACCGCGCTGGTCGGTCTCTGCGCCGCCGTCCTCGGCCTGGCGGTGAACTATGCGCTCTGA
- a CDS encoding isoprenylcysteine carboxylmethyltransferase family protein — MHRGAAGRWGRVYFAVQALGGAVWWPAVALVPAVRLATLGPLDPVPVAVLDLPLFVGASALAALGVRWAAWTATVWTLLVTVALAAIATVTGEAGRGVLLMLAASGGSVAALCLLTLGRIPTRWLATGPFAFRLAARGRTPLAHLAATLGQIAVFWGGALVVIPLVIAALESRWGLAVGFPEPLRAAGLVLLVLASALGLWSGATMSLLGDGTPLPVAMTNRLVIAGPYRWVRNPMAVAGIGQGVAVGLLLSSWLVVVYALLGSLVWNFAVRPLEEADLEARFGAEFRRYRDAVRCWLPGRPVPGAR, encoded by the coding sequence ATGCATCGAGGGGCGGCCGGGCGGTGGGGGCGCGTCTACTTCGCCGTGCAGGCGCTTGGCGGGGCGGTTTGGTGGCCGGCGGTCGCGCTCGTCCCGGCGGTGCGGCTGGCGACGCTCGGCCCGCTCGATCCGGTGCCGGTCGCGGTGCTCGACCTGCCGCTGTTCGTCGGCGCCTCCGCCCTCGCGGCGCTCGGGGTGCGCTGGGCGGCGTGGACCGCGACCGTCTGGACCCTGCTCGTCACTGTCGCGCTCGCTGCCATCGCCACCGTCACAGGGGAGGCCGGCCGGGGCGTCCTCCTGATGCTCGCGGCGTCCGGCGGCTCGGTCGCGGCGCTCTGCCTGCTGACGCTCGGGCGCATCCCGACGCGCTGGCTCGCGACCGGGCCGTTCGCCTTCCGGCTCGCCGCCCGCGGTCGCACACCGCTCGCGCACCTCGCGGCGACGCTCGGGCAGATCGCGGTGTTCTGGGGCGGCGCGCTCGTCGTGATCCCGCTGGTGATCGCCGCGCTGGAGTCGCGGTGGGGGCTCGCCGTCGGGTTCCCGGAGCCGCTGCGCGCCGCCGGTCTCGTGCTGCTCGTGCTCGCGAGCGCGCTCGGGCTGTGGTCGGGGGCGACGATGTCGCTGCTCGGCGACGGCACCCCGCTGCCGGTCGCGATGACGAACCGCCTCGTGATCGCCGGCCCGTACCGCTGGGTGCGCAACCCGATGGCGGTCGCGGGGATCGGCCAGGGCGTCGCGGTCGGGCTGCTGCTGTCCTCCTGGCTGGTCGTGGTCTACGCGCTGCTGGGCTCGCTGGTCTGGAACTTCGCGGTGCGCCCGCTCGAGGAGGCCGACCTCGAGGCGCGGTTCGGCGCCGAGTTCCGGCGCTACCGCGACGCCGTGCGCTGCTGGCTGCCCGGGCGGCCGGTGCCCGGCGCGCGCTGA
- a CDS encoding glycosyltransferase produces MAHPLPPTQHLSFAHGSGAVVGMLSTFPPTRCGLATFAQSLGDALTAEHGATIRTVRVMDELAVPGSAVGRSVVAELVAGDPASIAQAAAELSRSDVAVIQHEYGIYGGPDGDEVLALMEQLTVPAIVVLHTVLETPSDSQRSVLERVAALADAVVVMTAVAADILERRYSVDTRKVGVIAHGVPVWTGAADRATPSASPRIITWGLIGPGKGLEWGIRATALLRDAGVDAHYTVFGQTHPKVVASHGEAYRESLVAELGLEDHVALDGRYLDPAQLAAAVAEADAVLLPYDSRNQVTSGVLVEALAARRPIVATAFPHALELLTGHRGRTVAHEDPAAMADALRDVLAGTTVATPHLDVLSTALSWPAAAGRYLDLVERLRVERAA; encoded by the coding sequence ATGGCGCACCCCCTTCCCCCCACGCAGCACCTCTCCTTCGCGCACGGCAGCGGCGCTGTCGTCGGAATGCTCTCGACCTTCCCGCCGACCCGCTGCGGCCTCGCCACCTTCGCCCAGTCGCTCGGCGACGCCCTGACCGCGGAGCACGGCGCGACGATCCGCACCGTCCGCGTGATGGACGAGCTCGCCGTCCCCGGCTCGGCCGTCGGCCGGAGTGTCGTCGCCGAGCTCGTCGCGGGCGACCCGGCGAGCATCGCGCAGGCCGCGGCGGAGCTCAGCCGCAGCGACGTCGCGGTGATCCAGCACGAGTACGGCATCTACGGCGGCCCGGACGGCGACGAGGTCCTCGCGCTGATGGAGCAGCTCACGGTCCCGGCGATCGTCGTCCTGCACACCGTCCTCGAGACGCCCAGCGACAGCCAGCGCTCGGTGCTCGAGCGCGTCGCCGCCCTCGCCGACGCCGTCGTGGTGATGACGGCCGTCGCCGCGGACATCCTCGAGCGCCGCTACTCCGTCGACACCCGCAAGGTCGGCGTCATCGCCCACGGCGTCCCCGTCTGGACCGGCGCGGCCGACCGCGCGACGCCGAGCGCGAGCCCGCGGATCATCACCTGGGGCCTGATCGGCCCGGGCAAGGGCCTGGAGTGGGGCATCCGCGCCACGGCGCTGCTGCGCGACGCCGGCGTCGACGCGCACTACACGGTGTTCGGGCAGACGCACCCGAAGGTCGTCGCCTCGCACGGGGAGGCGTACCGGGAGTCGCTCGTCGCCGAGCTCGGGCTGGAGGACCACGTCGCGCTCGACGGCCGCTACCTCGACCCGGCGCAGCTCGCCGCCGCGGTGGCGGAGGCCGACGCCGTGCTGCTCCCCTACGACTCGCGCAACCAGGTCACCTCCGGAGTGCTGGTGGAGGCGCTGGCCGCCCGCCGCCCGATCGTCGCGACCGCGTTCCCGCACGCGCTCGAGCTGCTCACCGGCCACCGCGGCCGGACCGTCGCGCACGAGGACCCGGCCGCGATGGCCGACGCCCTGCGCGACGTGCTCGCCGGCACCACGGTCGCCACTCCCCATCTCGACGTGCTGTCCACCGCCCTCTCCTGGCCCGCCGCGGCCGGCCGCTACCTCGACCTGGTCGAGCGCCTGCGGGTGGAGCGGGCGGCGTGA
- a CDS encoding acyltransferase → MTARGNDFDALRLAAALMVVVGHGAVLLGEPAPRLLGLPVHSLGVSVFFCVSGFLIAGSMERAPSAGRFLWHRVLRIFPALIVVVAVSMLVLGPLVTTLPVGVYFSSGQTWAYALNVPLLAQYELPGVFDSAVHARPAVNGSLWTLGVEFCCYLGVLALRWVPGRGRARGVLAVVALVGLAVVTGIGGAVGSSAELCAFFAAAAAVRLLVPARWLRWPAGVVALAVLLLAAGTPLQQVALWVALPVLVIVVGTGSLPWLRQAARFGDFSYGLYLWSYPVQQLVLEVLGRLPMAANLALVVAVTLLLAVASWWLVERPALRLKDARLPGRVTSGT, encoded by the coding sequence GTGACTGCGCGCGGCAACGACTTCGACGCCCTGCGGCTGGCGGCGGCGCTGATGGTCGTCGTCGGGCACGGCGCGGTGCTGCTGGGCGAGCCGGCGCCGCGACTGCTCGGGCTGCCGGTGCACTCGCTCGGGGTCTCGGTGTTCTTCTGCGTCAGCGGCTTCCTGATCGCGGGGAGCATGGAGCGGGCGCCGAGCGCGGGGCGGTTCCTCTGGCACCGGGTGCTGCGGATCTTCCCGGCGCTGATCGTCGTGGTCGCGGTGAGCATGCTCGTGCTGGGGCCGCTGGTGACGACGCTGCCGGTCGGGGTGTACTTCTCGTCCGGGCAGACCTGGGCGTATGCGCTCAACGTGCCGCTGCTGGCGCAGTACGAGCTGCCGGGCGTCTTCGACTCGGCGGTGCACGCGCGGCCGGCGGTGAACGGGTCGCTGTGGACGCTCGGGGTGGAGTTCTGCTGCTACCTGGGGGTGCTGGCGCTGCGGTGGGTGCCGGGGCGGGGGCGGGCTCGCGGGGTGCTCGCGGTGGTGGCGCTCGTGGGGCTCGCGGTGGTGACCGGGATCGGCGGGGCGGTCGGGTCCTCCGCGGAGCTGTGCGCGTTCTTCGCGGCGGCCGCGGCGGTGCGGCTGCTGGTGCCGGCTCGATGGCTGCGCTGGCCGGCGGGTGTCGTGGCGCTCGCGGTGCTGCTCCTCGCGGCCGGGACTCCGCTGCAGCAGGTGGCGCTCTGGGTGGCGCTGCCGGTGCTCGTGATCGTGGTGGGCACCGGATCGCTGCCTTGGCTGCGGCAGGCGGCGCGATTCGGGGACTTCTCCTACGGGCTGTACCTGTGGAGCTACCCGGTGCAGCAGCTGGTGCTGGAGGTGCTGGGGCGGCTGCCGATGGCGGCGAACCTGGCGCTCGTCGTGGCGGTGACGCTCCTGCTCGCGGTGGCGTCGTGGTGGCTGGTGGAGCGGCCGGCGCTGCGGCTCAAGGACGCGCGACTGCCGGGGCGGGTCACCTCCGGCACGTGA
- a CDS encoding DUF805 domain-containing protein has translation MSQSTIPVPGQPYYGAPPVAAIRRYFSQYARFRGRASRAEYWWIILTGTLVNLALQLIDGSELGLQLSFTPFRSGELDFETPWVAVLAGVIALGTLVPSLALIWRRLHDVNYSGLWIFALFIPIAGVVFLLILFVLPPRPEGMRFD, from the coding sequence ATGAGTCAGAGCACGATCCCCGTCCCCGGTCAGCCGTACTACGGCGCTCCCCCGGTCGCCGCGATCCGCCGCTACTTCTCGCAGTACGCGCGCTTCCGCGGCCGGGCGAGCCGCGCCGAGTACTGGTGGATCATCCTCACGGGCACCCTGGTGAATCTCGCGCTGCAGCTGATCGACGGCTCGGAGCTCGGGCTGCAGCTGTCGTTCACGCCGTTCCGCTCGGGTGAGCTGGACTTCGAGACGCCGTGGGTCGCCGTGCTGGCGGGAGTGATCGCGCTCGGCACGCTGGTGCCGTCGCTCGCGCTGATCTGGCGGCGGCTGCACGACGTGAACTACAGCGGGTTGTGGATCTTCGCGCTGTTCATCCCGATCGCGGGCGTGGTGTTCCTGCTGATCCTGTTCGTGCTGCCGCCGCGGCCGGAGGGGATGCGCTTCGACTGA